One region of Alosa sapidissima isolate fAloSap1 chromosome 1, fAloSap1.pri, whole genome shotgun sequence genomic DNA includes:
- the LOC121677422 gene encoding regulator of G-protein signaling 21-like, with the protein MPWLIIPSIEQDSRRTMKRLEMRGQNKNKDFKKQLNCRGKLQPGETQLWSQSLENLLTSKYGMAAFQAFLKLEFSYENIEFWLICEEYKKIRSSRLISKAKKIFECYIEANAPKEINIDHQTRDHIRENVRTPNISCFDEAQKIVYRLMEKDSYPRFLRSDIYNSLIASA; encoded by the exons ATGCCCTGGTTGATAATCCCATCGATCGAACAGGATAGCAGAAGAACCATGAAACGACTTGAGATGCGGGGACAGAACAA AAACAAGGACTTCAAGAAACAACTAAACTGCAGAGGAAA ACTTCAACCTGGTGAAACTCAACTTTGGTCTCAATCACTCGAGAATCTGCTGACATCTAAAT ATGGAATGGCAGCTTTCCAGGCTTTCCTCAAGTTAGAGTTCAGCTATGAGAACATTGAGTTTTGGTTGATCTGTGAGGAATACAAGAAAATCAGGAGTTCCCGTCTCATATCCAAGGCCAAGAAGATATTTGAGTGTTACATTGAAGCTAATGCACCCAAAGAG ATTAACATTGACCATCAGACCAGAGACCACATCAGGGAAAATGTGAGGACCCCCAACATATCCTGTTTCGATGAGGCCCAGAAGATTGTGTACAGGCTCATGGAGAAGGACTCCTACCCCAGGTTTCTGCGCTCTGACATTTACAACTCTCTGATTGCCTCAGCCTGA